In Humulus lupulus chromosome 6, drHumLupu1.1, whole genome shotgun sequence, a single genomic region encodes these proteins:
- the LOC133785309 gene encoding uncharacterized protein LOC133785309 has translation MTINELTGSPRHAAAPAPPGKGKKKATEPILESSDENDTDFMLLDSLLIPCHLFDGDDMLAECAFDLYTKSASKKKSHKRQSGEGCSNRPTKKPRIDDPPTPTPTREATPPPAPTREATPPTPTNPDPPSPVRQTPPLAPIDPMPPASTVQHSAGHREENAQFEKRPGNSLSAAEAQYTEQLKAAEASYAEQLKTVEVKHSDALKEVEAKHTEAFKEAEEKHLEALQLTEAKITSFEEEVKRKDASIAKITASKEQYKEVSLNNY, from the exons ATGACCATCAATGAACTAACTGGTTCCCCACGACATGCTGCTGCACCGGCCCCTCcagggaagggaaagaagaaggctacagagcctattcttgagtcatCAGATGAGAACGATACTGATTTTATGCTTTTAGATAGTCTGCTTATCCCCTGTCACCTcttcgacggggatg ACATGCTTGCCGAATGCGCTTTTGACTTGTACACCAAGTCAGCGAGCAAGAAAAAGTCCCACAAGCGCCAGTCTGGGGAGGGCTGCAGCAATCGCCCCACGAAGAAGCCTCGAATAGACGACCCTCCTACGCCTACTCCAACAAGGGAGgcaactcctccaccagctcctactagGGAGGCAACTCCTCCAACTCCAACAAACCCAGATCCTCCATCTCCAGTCAgacagactcctcctctagctccaaTCGACCCTATGCCTCCAGCATCCACTGTCCAACATTCGGCTGGTCACCGGGAAGAG AATGCTCAGTTCGAGAAGAGACCTGGTAATTCGCTTAGTGCTGCTGAGGCTCAATATACCGAGCAACTCAAGGCGGCAGAAGCTTCCTATGCCGAGCAGCTGAAGACAGTCGAGGTGAAGCATTCTGATGCCCTTAAGGAGGTCGAGGCAAAGCATACTGAGGCCTTCAAGGAGGCTGAGGAAAAACACCTCGAGGCGCTGCAGCTGACTGAGGCCAAGATCACTTCATTCGAGGAGGAGGTGAAGAGGAAGGATGCGAGTATTGCCAAGATCACTGCATCAAAGGAGCAATACAAGGAGGTCTCGCTTAATAATTACTag